The genomic segment GAAAATTATCAATTCGTTGCCCTGCAAAATCGTCATCTATCTCAACGAATTGCACTTTAGGTTTATCTTCATTCATTCGTCTATTCTACTGTCTTAATTCTAATTGATGAACCTTTTTTACCTAAGTTTCAAATAATGACGATTGCTGAGGCTTGAGCTGACTGTTATAGTGAGCCTCTGAAATCAGCCCAGATGGCTATTTCTTCACCTTGGTGAGCATAAAAGCACCAAAAGAACTAAAAATATACTGCTCGAATGCGGTGATGCGGCAATTGGCGTAAGACATCGATACTGCTTTGAGTTTTTTTGCTTGTTATGCCTAAACCATTTTTTATGTTTTAACGACCGCGAATAATTGCGGATCAGCACTATTTTATCGATAGTGTTGATGTGGATTGTGCCCTAGAGCATCCCTGAGTTCCAGCCGTGAGGCTGCACATGTAATCAGCCTTGGGATCTGGCACCATTTGAAATGGATTAAGATAAGCAAGCTCGACAATTTGTAATGAGTATTCCCTAATGAAAAGAATGTTGATTAACGCAACCCAAAAGGAAGAGTTGCGCGTCGCATTAGTTGATGGCCAGCGCCTTTTTGATTTAGATATCGAAAGCCCAGGTCACGAATCTAAAAAAGCTAATATTTATAAAGGTAAAATCACCCGTATCGAACCAAGCTTAGAAGCAGCTTTTGTTGATTACGGTGCTGATCGCCACGGTTTCCTTCCCCTTAAGGAAATCGCTAAAGAATATTTCCCACAAGGTTACACTTATCAAGGTCGTCCAAATATCAAGGACGTATTGCGAGAAGGCCAAGAAGTTATTGTTCAAGTTGAAAAAGAAGAGCGTGGCAACAAAGGCGCGGCTTTAACAACCTTCATATCTCTTGCTGGTAGCTACCTTGTTCTGATGCCAAACAATCCTCGTGCTGGCGGTATTTCTCGTCGAATCGAAGGTGAAGAACGCACCCAACTGAAAGCAGCACTAAGTACATTAGAACTACCTCAAGGTATGGGTCTAATTGTTCGCACTGCTGGTGTTGGTAAGTCTGCAGAAGAACTTGAATGGGATTTAAACGTACTCCTAAACCATTGGGAAGCGGTTAAACACGCCTCTGAATCAAACCAAGCACCTTTCCTAATTCACCAAGAAAGTAACGTAATTGTTCGTGCAATCCGTGATTACTTACGCCGTGATATTGGTGAGATCTTAATTGATAGCCCAAAAATCTTTGATCGTGCTCGCCAACACATTCAACTTATTCGTCCTGACTTTTTGTCTCGCGTTAAGTTATATGAAGGTGAAGTTCCATTATTTAGCCACTATCAAATCGAAAGCCAGATTGAATCTGCTTTTGATCGTGAAGTGCGCTTACCTTCTGGTGGCTCAATCGTTATTGACCCTACAGAAGCATTAACCTCTATTGATATCAACTCTGCTCGTGCAACGAAAGGTGGTGATATTGAAGAAACAGCATTAAATACTAACCTTGAAGCTGCAGATGAGATTGCCCGTCAATTACGTCTGCGTGACCTAGGTGGCCTAGTTGTTATCGACTTCATTGATATGACGCCAGTTCGTCATCAACGTGAAGTTGAAAACCGTATGCGTGAAGCTGTTCGTATGGATCGTGCTCGCGTCCAAATCGGTCGTATTTCTCGCTTTGGTTTGTTAGAAATGTCTCGTCAACGCTTAAGTCCATCTTTAGCTGAAGCAAGTCATCACATTTGTCCTCGTTGTACGGGTACAGGTGTGGTTCGTGATAATGAGTCTCTAGCACTATCTGTTCTACGTTTAATTGAAGAAGAGTCTCTAAAAGACAATACAACGCAAGTTCTTGCGGTTGTCCCTGTTGCTATCGCTTCTTACTTACTTAATGAGAAACGTCGTTCAGTTCAACATGTTGAAAAATTCCATAGCGTACGCGTTATTATTGTTCCTAACTCTGACATGGAAACACCACACTTTGAAGTGGTTCGTATCCGTGAAGGTGAAGAACAAGAAATGTTATCTTATCTTCTGCCAAAGAAACTAGAAGCATTACGTGAAGCTGAAGCAAAAGAAGTTCCTACTGTAAATATTACGCCTAGAAAGCGTGAAGAGCCTGTACTTCAAGGGTTCAGTGCTCCTACTCAAGCAGCTCCTGTAGCAAAAGCACCAGAAGCGAAAGTAGCAGAAACTAAAGTTGTCGCTTCAACAGAAGAGAAACCAGGTATTATTACTCGTTTCTTCTCTGCAATTGCTAACTTCTTCTCTACACCAGAAACAGCACAACCTGCTGAGCCGGAGAAAAAAGTAGAAGAAGAAACACCAGCACAATCACAGCGTCGTAATCAAAATCGTAACCATGATCGTCGTCGTAACGAAAACGGTCGTAACAACCGCAATGGCCGTCGTAATGGCAATGAAAACCGTAATAACGAGAATCGTAATGATAATCGTCGCGGAAAGAAAGTTGAAGATGCGCCAGTAGCTGTAACTAAACCAGTAAAAGCTACCGATAACAAGCCGACTAAACAACCTAAAGTTCGTAAAGAAATTGCAGAACAAGGTATAAAGTTAGCAGCAGAAGCACAACAGCCATCTCCTCAGGTAGCTGAAAAGCCAGTTGAAAAACGAGAAAAAACGGTTCAAGTAAAACAACGTCGTCAGCGTCGTCAATTACAGAAGAAAGTTCGTACTGGACAAACTGTTGAAAGTGAAGTGAAAGTTGAAACAGAAATAGCAGTTGTGGTTGACTCTCAAGCACAAGCAGCAGGTTCTGTTGATACGAACACTGAGAAGAATACAGAACGTAAAGAAGGCCAACGTCGTAATCGTCGTTCACCTCGTCATTTACGTGCAAGTGGTCAGCGTCGTCGTCGTCGTGATCGTCGTCCTTTCAACCCTTCTCGTTTATTTGCTGGTGTTGCATCACCTGAACTAGCTATGGGTAAAGTCTTCCCTGACTTCACTCGTATTCTAGAGCAGAAAAAAGCCAAGTTACAACAACAAGGCAAATTTGTAGATAACGAAACTCAAAACGCAAAAGATAAAGTAAATAACTCGACATTAATAAAAACAAATGTCGGTGGTGTTGCTTTCCCTGAAATGGCAATGGGTAAAGTACTACTTCCTTACGTTGCTACGCCTATTATAAACGCTGTAGAAACAGTCGTTACTGAAACACCAGTAATTGAAACTCCAACAATCAACGAAGCACCTACGAAAGTAGAAACGCCAGTAGTTGAGAAAAAAGTTGAAGTTAAAGAAGAGGTAATGACTCCTACTGTTAAAGTTGTTGCTACAAAACCACAATATAAAGGTCAAGCATCTTCAGGGATGACAAAAGCAAGTGGCCCAACAGAGATTAAAGAGATCACTGTAAAAGCCGCTGCACTGAAAGCTGAACGTTTTGAACCAAAACAAGCGGGTAGCCAAACAGCCACTTCTCAAGCAAGTGCTGCAATGGCAAAAACTGCTGGTTTATAATTTTTTAGGCTAATGCCTTCTAACAAATAAACTATCAATTTAAGCAAGTTACGTTTCGACGTAACTTGCTTTTTTTATAGCGTTTTCATGAATAAACATTGAAGTTCATCACGCTTTTCTGTACGATTCGCGCCATACCGTGCTTGAAAAACAACCAAGAAGATATCTAAAAAACATGTTTGAATTCCCAAAATTTTCTAATCATTCTGTAAAGAATGACGTTTTATCAGGGCTAACCGTTGCGTTAGCTTTAGTTCCTGAAGCAGTTGCATTTGCTTTTGTTGCTGGTGTTGATCCAATGGTTGGCCTTTATGCTGCCTTTATTGTTGGTCTAATTACTTCTGTCATTGGCGGACGCCCAGGAATGATCTCTGGTGCTACAGGCGCTATGGCCGTTGTTATGGTTAGCCTTGTTGCTATGCACGGCGTTCAATACCTTTTTGCTGCCATTTTACTCGCCGGCATTTTACAAATTGCAGCAGGCTTATTTAAATTAGGTAAGTTTATTCGAATTGTTCCACACCCAGTAATGATTGGTTTTGTGAATGGTTTAGCTATCGTTATTTTCCTTGCTCAACTTGGCCAATTTAAAGCACCTGATGCTTTGGGTAACTTAGATTGGCTGCAAGGTCCTGAAATGATTTTAATGTTAGGTCTTGTTGCATTAACAATGGCTATCATTCATTTCTTACCAAAACTAACCACCTCTGTTCCTTCTTCATTAGTAGCAATTATTGTTGTTACTGGTTTAGTTCAAGGTTTAGATTTAGATACTCGTACTGTTGTCGATTTCTTGCGTACAATGAGTGGTGATGAAGCTGCAACACTAGCAGGTTCACTTCCTACTTTTTCAGTGCCTAACGTTCCTCTTTCTTTAGAAACGTTATACATCATTTTCCCGTACGCATTAATTTTAGCGGCAATCGGCCTAATCGAGTCATTATTAACTCTAACAGTAATTGATGAAATGACAGGTACTCGTGGCCAATCTAACCGTGAATGTGTAGGCCAGGGCGTTGCAAACGTAACTTGTTCCGTATTCGGTGCAATGGGTGGCTGTGCAATGATTGGTCAATCAATGATCAACGTTAACTCTGGTGGTCGTGGTCGTCTATCCGGTATCACTGCCGCTCTTGCTCTACTTGGCTTTATCTTATTTGCTTCAGGCTTAATTGAGATGATCCCACTAGCTGCATTAGTTGGTGTTATGTTTATGGTTGTTATTGGTACATTTGAGTGGGCAACATTTAAATTAGCTCGTCGCGTACCAAAACAAGACTTCTTTGTGATTGTATTAGTAACTGTTGTAACGGTTCTAACTGACCTTGCAGTGGCTGTTGGTGTTGGTGTTATAGCATCAGCACTTATGTTTGCATGGCAACACGCGAAACATATTTACTCAACAAACTCAATTAATGATGAAAACTCTAAGGTTTATGAGATCAATGGTCCTATATTCTTTGGTTCTGCTGCTAATTTCTTAGAGTTATTTGATGTGGAAAATGACCCTCAAGATATCATCATCGACTTTGCTTCATCACGTATTGTTGATCATTCAGCAATTGAAGCTATTGATACTATTGCAGATCGTTATTCTAAAGCTGGTAAAAAAGTACATCTTCGCCACTTAAGTCAAGATTGCCATGCTCTACTAAATAAAGCAGGTAGTCTAGTTGAGATTAACGTAAAAGAAGACCCAATCTATAAAGTAGTAAGCCAATAGCCTTACTGCAATCTAGGCAATGGAAGTATTACATGAAATAAAACCCCGATAAGATTTCTCTTATCGGGGTTATTTTTTAGTGCTCTAACGAATACCTAATCAAGTAAATATGAGAGTTATTTATCCTGATATTGCTTTGCTATCGCTTTAAATTCATCCTCAACTCGCATAAATGCTTCAACTATTTGAGGATCAAAGTGCGTTCCTTTTCCTTCTAGAATAATACCTCTTGCCTTCTCATGGCTAAACCCTGGTTTATATACTCGCTTTGAAATAAGTGCATCATAGACATCAGCTAGTGCCATTAAACGACCTGACAACGGTATGTCCTCACCTTCTAATTTTTGCGGATAGCCACTTCCATCCCACTTTTCATGGTGAGTTAATGCAATTTCTTTTGCTAGCATTAAGAAAGAACTATCCCCTTCCATTTGAGATTCAGCAATTGAAAGCGCTTGAGCTCCTATCATAGGATGCTGCTTCATGGTTTCAAATTCGTCGTCTGTTAATTTACCCGGTTTCAATAAAATATTATCAGGGATCCCGACTTTCCCAACATCATGCAACGGTGCTGATTTATAAAGAAGGTCTATATATTCATCGCTAAGTAAAGAGCTGTGAGAAGGTAACGTCTGCAAATCCAACGCGAGTGATTTAATATATTTCTGAGTTCGTAATATATGAGCCCCTGTTTCATTATCTCTTGATTCAGCTAAAGCAGAAAGGCCTACAATAGCCGAGTCTCGTGTTTGCTGAAGCTCTATCTTATTCTTCTCTAAATTCGATAGCATATTATTTGTAAGACTTCCTAAAACTCCAAATTCATCATGATTATAAATTGGAATTCGCGTACTCATTGAGCCTAAAGATACTTCATTTAATGCATTTTCTTTAGACCTAAGGACCACTGATAACTTCTTACCCCATAGAAACACAATACTGAAAGTGTAGAGAAACAATATGGTACTTATAAAAATAAATTCTTTAATTATGCTTATTTTCCCCTCACCATTAAAAAAACGTTCAGGCTGTTCCTCTAACCAAAATAGGTCCTTTACCGCAACCATAACAAGCGTTGTAGTCAGAGCAATAACCAATAAAATCATCAAAAACATAAATTGCTGGATGATTGACTCTCTTTCGCCATGTAGTTGAGTGTTTAAATAAGGACTATCAGACATATGCTGATATCGTTCAATTAAGGTAAGTTGTTCTGAGATTATCCCAGTGAATACCCCTAAAATAACCATTCCGAAAATTACCTTCAAATTACTTTCGATTGGAAATTCATGATTAACTCCCATAAATATAGAAAGTAAAATACCAAATAACGTAAAGTTAACGATTTCTTTAACTATTGGAGAGGCTTTGTTAAGTAATGAATTAGGTATAAAAATAAAGAAGCGAACCAAAAGCATAGCTAAAAATGTTAATCCAACCTCTACAAAAATTACCTTTTTAGGTAATGATTCGATAAAAGGGCACACAAAAATTCCATAGAAAATGAAAACTATAGCCCCAATACCATATAACCCACTGATATTCTTTTTATTTAATTGATAATTAATCATACAACCCTCATTAATAATTAACACAATAGTGACATTTGTTAAGTAAACTCTCAATATAATAATTTGTTGAATAAGTTTTACTCTCATGTGTTCATTGTTATGATTTCATTCTAAACATGGAGAAACTAATGAATAATATAGCAAAAGAACAACGTTATAAGCAGCGACAGGAAAAAATTAAAAATAATATAGATAAGCGTGTAGGTGAAGCTCAAACAGAAAAAGGCTTATTAATAGTTATTACTGGCAATGGAAAAGGTAAAACAACCTCTGGTTTTGGCACTGTAGCTCGAGCGGTTGGACATGGCTTAAATTGTGTTGTTGCTCAATTTATTAAAGGTACTTGGGATTGTGGCGAAAGAAACTTACTAGAAGGTCATGGTGTCCCTTTCTATGTAATGAAAACAGGGTTTACTTGGAATACGCAGGATAAAACCGCTGATACAGAAGCCGCACAGCGTGTATGGCAAGATTGTAAGAAAAGCCTGTCTGATGAGTCAATCGATCTCGTTTTATTGGATGAGATGACTTACATGGTCACTTATGGCTATATTGACTTAGAAGAGCTTAAAACGGCCTTAATGAATCGTCCAAAAATGCAATCTGTGGTAATTACAGGACGAGCAGCGCATCGTGAATTAATTGAAATGGCTGATACGGTATCTGAAGTTCGAAATGTAAAACATGCTTTTGATTCGGGCGTTAAGGCCCTAAAAGGCATCGACTGGTAGATCAGCCCTCTATCCTTAATAACAAATAAAAATGGCCTGTATCAATCGTGATCACAGGCCATTTTTTAAACTGTTATTATTACGGTAAATTAATTAAAAAGTCCTTTCAGCAGTTTATTTGCCGCTTCTTTTACTTTTTCATCTTTAATTTTATTACCATACTTCTCTTCAAGCTTTTCTATACCACGATCAATTTCTTTCTTGGCTTTTTGCTGCATAACATCATCAAACTCAAGCTTATATTTTGGCTTAGCCCATAGACCCGTAATTCTAATTGGTATCGTCACGTCTTTTAGATCATCAATATCTTTGCCGCCCTGACCTTTCAGAGAACTAACAATAGAGCTTTTGATTAACATATTTGCCGTTTCATCAACATAATCAGCCGAGCCTTCACCATGAATACGTAGTAATGGGGATACCATCTTAATATTTTTCGTCGTTGCATTGCCTTTTGATAAGTAAAAGTCTGCTGTTAGTGCACTAAAGTCTGTTTTTTCAGCTTCTTCACTGCCTTGAACTTTTTCACCTTTGATTTTGGCGTAAGTTGTTCTAATCAATAATGGGATATTAACGCCATTCACGGCACCATCTGCAAAATTAACGGATGCTTTCCCTTTAAGATTTTGTTTTAGAGCGCTTGATTTTAAGCTCTTACCTGAAATATTAAGTGCGATATTACCAGTACCTTCAACTAGACTTTCACCCATAACATCAGTCAATAAAGGAGCAACCTGTACACCTTTAATTGATTGTTTAAAGGTATACGTTGGTGTTGTATTGCGAGCATCCAATGTTGCAGTCATATCAATCGCACCATCGTATAAATCCGAGTGAAATTTCGTTAGCTTTAATACACCACGATTAACTGAGAACACAGAAGTAACATTGTGCATCTTGGCATTACTTGCCTTAAATTTATCAATAACAATCGAGCCTGCCACATCAAGTGATTTTAGTGCACTTAAATCAGGTTCTACTTCTTTTGTGGTTACGTTTGCCACTTTTTTGCTATCTTTTTCTGTCTTTTTAACCGTTACTGTCTCACTTTGAGGTAAGGTTGCCAATAACGCATCAACATCAATATTCGGGCTCTGCAATTCAAAACGTACCTTCGGGATATCGTTTAACAGCACGCTCATCTTGCCATTAAAATCAGTATCTACCGCTGACAGAGCCAATTTTTCAATCTTTAAATACGATTTATTTAAATCAAATGAGCTGTTAAAACCAATAACAGCGGTAACATCTTCATTTGGTATCCCTTCTCCTTTCACATTATTTGTACTTGAAAAGTCTTTAACTTGGACAACGTCTAATGCTTTTGGTACATACAATGCAAATGTAGAGTTTGAACTTACTTGAAGCGCATTAGCCTTACCCGTCGCCTTTAAGCTAATGTTAGCCCACTCATCAAAAGAGAATTGGTCAATGCTGAATCTGATATCTTTAAATTTATTTGATGCATCAGAATAAGAAGCAGTAAACTCAGTCTGCTTTAATGACGCCGCATCTAATGTAGCGGCAATATTTAAATCAGTCTTGCCGTCTAACGCCACTTTTTGCTGACCTAAGTCTCCCTTTAAATTAAAAGATAACTTTGCCCACTCACCTGGGCTGAACTGAGACAATGACAAATTCATATCACTAAAATACATTTTAGTGCCTGCTTTATCATCTTGAATAAGTACTTCCGCATTAGTTAATGCAATACCTTCTAAAGTCACCTTCCAATCATTAAGTTGTGCGCTAGGTTTTGTATTTTCAGTACTAACCGTTTCTACTGTCGCTTCTATAGATGTCGCTTCCGCTGTATCATCTGTTACTTTTTCTAGCCCAATGTTATCAAGGTTACTCAACCCATTTTTTAATGTGTGCAACGTAAAAGAAGCACCATCTAGAGTCACTAACCCAATATTAATTTCATGTTGGAATAGTGGACGTACATTAAGATCTAAAACGGCATTATTAAACTTCACAAGATCAGGAGTAGCAAAGCCATCTGGGTTACTTAGAGCAACTTCACCAATAGAGAAACCAATCGATGGGAAAAATCGCCACTCAATATCTCCATTAATGGTTAACTGACGTCCTGTTTGCGCTTGAATTTTGTCTTTGATTAATGGTTTAAACTCATTAGGATTAACAAGTAATACCAATACTAAAAAAGCAGCAATGACTGCAATAAAAGGGATGCTAACTAATAAGGCTAATTTTTTCACGGCCAAAATCCATCTAAGTGTATTAAAATAGTAACGATAATGTGAATTATGCCATTAGTTACGCCTAATAAACATAAGGTTATGATTAGTTATAGATCTAAATAATATAAAGTGATAGAAAACAGATAAAAAAAAGGCCAACAATGACGTTGGCCTTTTTATAAATCACTATATTACGCTTTTAATAGTCGCGAAATATGAGCTTTCAACACATCAATCGCAATTCGGTTTTTACCACCGCGTGGAACAATGATATCAGCATGTTGTTTTGATGGATCAATAAATTGCATGAACATTGGGCGTACTGTTTTCTGGTATTGCTGGAATACCGATTCCATTGTACGACCACGTTCTTCTACATCACGTTTAGCACGGCGTAATAAACAAATATCTAATGGCGTGTCCATAAACACACTTGCGTGCATTAAATTACGTAAACGCGGATCAGTTAAAAGCAAAATACCTTCTAAGATAATCACTTTTTTAGGAGTCATCACTTCAACTTCAGAAGTGCGAGTGTGCTCTGTATAGCTATAGGTTGGAATATCAACCTTTTCACCACGCATAAGCTGCTCAAGATGCTCACAAAGTAGCTCGTGATCAAGTGCGCTTGGGTGATCGTAATTTGTTTTGACTCTTTCTTCCATGGTCAGGTGGCTTTGGTCCTTGTAGTAACTGTCTTCAGTTATTACACCAATTTGATGATCGCCAACTTTTGCTCGTAGTTCGTTATAAATAGTCGAAGCGATCAAACTCTTACCTGAAGCTGATGCCCCTGCAATACCTACGATAATACAGTTTTGATTACTGTTCTCTGACATAAAAGATACCTAAAAGTGTGCGAGATGCGGTGATTAAAATAAAACCGCCTAATTATAGGGATTACGAACTACACTTTCCACCGATAATTACACTTAACTTTGACACTATAATGACTTGAACATTATTTGGTCAACAATGACCTCTCCTCGCCAATACAAGCGACTAGACACCTGTTCTGCTAACTGAATATAGAGCTGGCTGTGGGCACTTGTCACATTTGAAGCCACACTTGGCGTCCCAGAATCCGTTTCACTTCGAATATCAATATGTAGAGGAAGCTTACCTAATAATGGGATCGCATAATGTTTCGCCATTAATTCTGCACCACCAGTCCCAAAGATCGCTTCTTCATGCCCACAATTAGAACAAATATGCACACTCATATTTTCGACCACACCAATCACAGGAATATCTACTTTAGTAAACATATTTACCCCTTTTATAGCGTCCGTTAACGCGAGGTCTTGAGGAGTCGTAACAATCAATGCACCCGTTGTCGGGATCTGTTGTGACAAAGTAAGTTGAATATCACCGGTACCTGGTGGCATATCAATGATCAAATAATCCAAGTCAGGCCATAAGGTTTCATTCACTAACTGAGACAATGCTTTAGAAGCCATTGGACCACGCCATACTGCCGCTTCTGCTTTATCAACTAAATAACCAATTGAATTACTATAGAGACCATGAGCTTCAACTGGCATCATGCGATTATTATCGACAATGTTTGGCTTTTTATCTTCAACACCCAACATAAGAGGTACAGATGGCCCATAAATATCAGCATCTAAGATCCCAACTCTCGCACCTAGATGTTGGAGTGCTAATGCTAAATTAACAGCCGTCGTTGATTTACCCACACCACCTTTACCAGAACTTACTGCAATAATATTCTTAACGCCTTTCACTGCCGGTTTATTTGTTTTTAAAGTAGCAGGTTTCATTACAATCACGACTGATAATGACGGTATCGCTAAGATTACTTTTTGTGATTCCACCCAAGAGAGTAATTCCTGCTTAATTGAGCCAGAAACAAAGGGTAATGTTACTGTAATCACGCCAGTTGCCGCGATTGAAACCATATTAGGGATCTCAGCCCAACCCTCACAAAGTTGTGGATGCGTAAATTCATTTAACCAATTTTTAATCTCTGCCATCGTTGTAAATGCCATCTTAGCAACTCCTCATCTATTTTTACTCATCCTATCACTAATTGAACCCTTGATCCTCTATGCTTTCTAGCTCGCTTCAGGTACTATTTATCTCTTAAAATTTTCACCCATCACATTAAGCGAAAGAGAAGATATGGCTACAGATCCGAGAAAAATTCTGGTTACATGTGCCCTACCGTATGCAAACGGTTCAATCCACCTAGGTCATATGCTTGAGCATATCCAAGCGGATATCTGGGTTCGTTACCAACGTTTACGCGGCAACGACGTTAACTTTATTTGTGCAGATGACGCTCACGGCACACCAATCATGCTTAAAGCTCAACAGATGGGTATTACTCCTGAAGAAATGATTGCAGCAGTTAGCGAAGAGCATCAAAAAGATTTCTCAGGCTTTGACATTAGCTTTGATAACTATCACAGCACACACAGTGATGAGAACCGTGAACTAGCCTCTCATATCTACTTAGAGCTAAAAAAGAACGGTTTTATTACTAGCCGTACTATCTCTCAGTTGTTTGATCCAGAAAAAGAGATGTTCTTACCTGACCGTTTTGTAAAAGGCACATGCCCAAAATGTAAGTCAGAAGAGCAATACGGTGACAACTGTGATAACTGTGGCGAAACGTACAGCCCTACTGATTTAATCAACCCTAAATCAGCCGTTTCAGGTGCTACACCTGTAATGAAAGATTCTGAGCATTTCTTCTTTGACTTACCTCAATTTGAAAGCATGCTAAAAGAATGGACTCGTTCTGGCTCTCTTCAAACTGAAACAGCAAACAAAATGCAAGAATGGTTTGAGTCTGGTTTGCAACAATGGGACATCTCTCGTGATGCTCCTTATTTTGGTTTTGAAATCCCAGGCGAAACAAACAAGTTCTTCTACGTTTGGCTAGATGCCCCAATTGGCTACATGGGTTCATTTAAAAACCTGTGTGACAAGCGTGACGATCTAAACTTTGATGAATACTGGAAGAAAGACAGCACCACTGAACTTTACCACTTCATCGGTAAAGACATTGTTTACTTCCACAGCCTATTCTGGCCTGCAATGCTAGAAGGTTCAGGTTTCCGTAAGCCAAACAATGTCTTTGTTCATGGTTACGTTACTGTGAATGGTGCAAAAATGTCTAAATCAAAAGGCACATTCATTAAAGCAGGGACTTACTTAAATCACTTAGATCCTGAATGTTTACGTTATTACTACGCAGCTAAACTTAACAGCCGTATTGATGATCTTGATTTAAACCTTGAAGATTTCACTCAACGTGTAAACTCTGATGTCGTAAACAAGATTGTTAACCTAGCTTCTCGTAATGCTGGTTTCATTACTAAACGTTTTGATGGCAAACTTTCTGATAAC from the Aliivibrio wodanis genome contains:
- the rne gene encoding ribonuclease E gives rise to the protein MKRMLINATQKEELRVALVDGQRLFDLDIESPGHESKKANIYKGKITRIEPSLEAAFVDYGADRHGFLPLKEIAKEYFPQGYTYQGRPNIKDVLREGQEVIVQVEKEERGNKGAALTTFISLAGSYLVLMPNNPRAGGISRRIEGEERTQLKAALSTLELPQGMGLIVRTAGVGKSAEELEWDLNVLLNHWEAVKHASESNQAPFLIHQESNVIVRAIRDYLRRDIGEILIDSPKIFDRARQHIQLIRPDFLSRVKLYEGEVPLFSHYQIESQIESAFDREVRLPSGGSIVIDPTEALTSIDINSARATKGGDIEETALNTNLEAADEIARQLRLRDLGGLVVIDFIDMTPVRHQREVENRMREAVRMDRARVQIGRISRFGLLEMSRQRLSPSLAEASHHICPRCTGTGVVRDNESLALSVLRLIEEESLKDNTTQVLAVVPVAIASYLLNEKRRSVQHVEKFHSVRVIIVPNSDMETPHFEVVRIREGEEQEMLSYLLPKKLEALREAEAKEVPTVNITPRKREEPVLQGFSAPTQAAPVAKAPEAKVAETKVVASTEEKPGIITRFFSAIANFFSTPETAQPAEPEKKVEEETPAQSQRRNQNRNHDRRRNENGRNNRNGRRNGNENRNNENRNDNRRGKKVEDAPVAVTKPVKATDNKPTKQPKVRKEIAEQGIKLAAEAQQPSPQVAEKPVEKREKTVQVKQRRQRRQLQKKVRTGQTVESEVKVETEIAVVVDSQAQAAGSVDTNTEKNTERKEGQRRNRRSPRHLRASGQRRRRRDRRPFNPSRLFAGVASPELAMGKVFPDFTRILEQKKAKLQQQGKFVDNETQNAKDKVNNSTLIKTNVGGVAFPEMAMGKVLLPYVATPIINAVETVVTETPVIETPTINEAPTKVETPVVEKKVEVKEEVMTPTVKVVATKPQYKGQASSGMTKASGPTEIKEITVKAAALKAERFEPKQAGSQTATSQASAAMAKTAGL
- a CDS encoding sulfate transporter codes for the protein MFEFPKFSNHSVKNDVLSGLTVALALVPEAVAFAFVAGVDPMVGLYAAFIVGLITSVIGGRPGMISGATGAMAVVMVSLVAMHGVQYLFAAILLAGILQIAAGLFKLGKFIRIVPHPVMIGFVNGLAIVIFLAQLGQFKAPDALGNLDWLQGPEMILMLGLVALTMAIIHFLPKLTTSVPSSLVAIIVVTGLVQGLDLDTRTVVDFLRTMSGDEAATLAGSLPTFSVPNVPLSLETLYIIFPYALILAAIGLIESLLTLTVIDEMTGTRGQSNRECVGQGVANVTCSVFGAMGGCAMIGQSMINVNSGGRGRLSGITAALALLGFILFASGLIEMIPLAALVGVMFMVVIGTFEWATFKLARRVPKQDFFVIVLVTVVTVLTDLAVAVGVGVIASALMFAWQHAKHIYSTNSINDENSKVYEINGPIFFGSAANFLELFDVENDPQDIIIDFASSRIVDHSAIEAIDTIADRYSKAGKKVHLRHLSQDCHALLNKAGSLVEINVKEDPIYKVVSQ
- a CDS encoding putative metal dependent phosphohydrolase; the protein is MRVKLIQQIIILRVYLTNVTIVLIINEGCMINYQLNKKNISGLYGIGAIVFIFYGIFVCPFIESLPKKVIFVEVGLTFLAMLLVRFFIFIPNSLLNKASPIVKEIVNFTLFGILLSIFMGVNHEFPIESNLKVIFGMVILGVFTGIISEQLTLIERYQHMSDSPYLNTQLHGERESIIQQFMFLMILLVIALTTTLVMVAVKDLFWLEEQPERFFNGEGKISIIKEFIFISTILFLYTFSIVFLWGKKLSVVLRSKENALNEVSLGSMSTRIPIYNHDEFGVLGSLTNNMLSNLEKNKIELQQTRDSAIVGLSALAESRDNETGAHILRTQKYIKSLALDLQTLPSHSSLLSDEYIDLLYKSAPLHDVGKVGIPDNILLKPGKLTDDEFETMKQHPMIGAQALSIAESQMEGDSSFLMLAKEIALTHHEKWDGSGYPQKLEGEDIPLSGRLMALADVYDALISKRVYKPGFSHEKARGIILEGKGTHFDPQIVEAFMRVEDEFKAIAKQYQDK
- the btuR gene encoding cob(I)yrinic acid a,c-diamide adenosyltransferase (cob(I)alamin adenosyltransferase) (corrinoid adenosyltransferase) yields the protein MNNIAKEQRYKQRQEKIKNNIDKRVGEAQTEKGLLIVITGNGKGKTTSGFGTVARAVGHGLNCVVAQFIKGTWDCGERNLLEGHGVPFYVMKTGFTWNTQDKTADTEAAQRVWQDCKKSLSDESIDLVLLDEMTYMVTYGYIDLEELKTALMNRPKMQSVVITGRAAHRELIEMADTVSEVRNVKHAFDSGVKALKGIDW